In a single window of the Coffea eugenioides isolate CCC68of chromosome 3, Ceug_1.0, whole genome shotgun sequence genome:
- the LOC113766639 gene encoding uncharacterized protein LOC113766639: MANNQTLRELAAPELTHQPLCITFPALAENTAFELKSGLIQLLPSFHGLSGEEPHKHVKEFEVVCSSMKPPGVTEEQIRLRAFPFSLKDAAKDWLYYLPAGSITTWAQLKKKFLEKFFPASRAASLRKEICGIKQYPGLQSTDRSIIDAASGGALANKTPREAWELIEAMAENSQQFGFRESNPPRRVNEVEISSLQQQMSELTSVVRQLAMRDAPRAKVCGICTSMDHPTDSCPMLQEDGAEQVNMAGGVPAPQRPYDPYSNTYNPGWRDHPNFSYCSRPQNAFSNRPPGFQQPWQHKSQPSSSSSGSSLEEIVKSLATTTTQLVTTTTQLQQETRSLTTNMAQLQQETRVLTMSTTQFQQDTKAGMKDMEARISQMATAINRLESHAYGKLPSQPEVNPRNVPKYAKFLKDLCVNKRKLRGDERVMVGENVSAVLQRKLPPKCGDPEFSKFAYRGKSKVAANKSYRVKAIHEVRALEARMVNVDANVAGIAQNLAQFLHHTGFPPPAAPRPPL; the protein is encoded by the exons ATGGCCAACAACCAAACATTGAGGGAGCTGGCTGCCCCGGAGCTGACTCACCAGCCCTTATGCATCACATTCCCCGCTTTGGCTGAGAATACCGCTTTCGAACTGAAGTCGGGATTAATTCAACTCTTACCCTCTTTCCATGGTCTTTCTGGCGAAGAACCCCACAAGCACGTAAAGGAGTTCGAGGTGGTCTGCTCTAGTATGAAACCTCCTGGGGTCACTGAAGAGCAAATTAGACTGAGAGCCTTCCCGTTCTCTCTAAAAGATGCAGCTAAAGATTGGCTGTACTACCTACCAGCAGGTAGTATTACCACATGGGCGCagctgaaaaagaaattcttggaaaaattcttccctgcatCCCGGGCTGCGAGTTTGAGGAAGGAGATCTGCGGCATTAAACAATACCCCG GGCTCCAATCAACCGATAGAAGTATCATCGACGCTGCAAGTGGGGGAGCACTGGCAAACAAGACACCAAGGGAAGCGTGGGAGCTCATCGAAGCCATGGCAGAGAACTCCCAGCAATTTGGCTTCCGTGAGAGCAACCCTCCCCGTAGAGTCAACGAGGTAGAGATTTCATCCTTACAGCAGCAAATGTCAGAATTGACGTCAGTTGTTAGGCAATTAGCTATGAGAGACGCGCCGCGAGCGAAGGTGTGTGGAATATGCACAAGCATGGACCACCCCACTGACTCATGCCCTATGTTGCAAGAGGATGGAGCTGAACAAGTGAACATGGCtggaggcgtgcccgcgcctCAAAGACCGTACGACCCATACTCCAACACGTACAACCCTGGTTGGAGAGATCACCCCAATTTCAGCTATTGTAGTAGGCCACAAAATGCATTCTCTAATCGGCCTCCAGGTTTTCAGCAACCTTGGCAACATAAGTCTCAACCCTCGTCCTCAAGCTCAGGGAGTTCTTTGGAAGAAATTGTCAAGAGTTTGGCCACGACTACCACTCAACTCGTCACGACCACCACTCAGCTCCAGCAAGAGACCAGGTCATTGACCACAAATATGGCTCAACTCCAGCAAGAAACTAGAGTCTTAACCATGAGCACCACTCAGTTCCAGCAGGACACAAAAGCAGGCATGAAGGATATGGAGGCTCGAATAAGCCAAATGGCAACTGCCATCAATCGCTTGGAGTCCCACGCTTATGGAAAGTTACCCTCACAACCTGAAGTAAATCCCaggaat GTACCTAAGTAcgcaaagttcttgaaagacttgtgcgttaacaaaagaaagctaaggggTGATGAAAGAGTGATGGTGGGAGAGAATGTATCAGCTGTActtcaaaggaaactcccacccaaatgcggagatccag aattttctaaATTTGCTTATAGGGGTAAATCCAAGGTTGCTGCGAACAAGTCCTATAGGGTGAAAGCAATTCATGAG